From Pseudothermotoga thermarum DSM 5069, a single genomic window includes:
- a CDS encoding ABC transporter ATP-binding protein, whose protein sequence is MVAIETFNLTKDFGKFRAVDGLNLKVEEGEIYGFLGPNGAGKTTTIRMLTGTMRPTFGEIRILGLDMKKSELEIKKMIGVAPEEPKIYPYLKGHEFLSFVCEIYGLDKNQANSRIRELCEAFSVDYLDKLILEMSHGMKQKLILISVLMRKPKVIFLDEPTVGLDAKSARILKMLLLKYSQEGCTIFMTTHIMEIAEKMCQRIGIINSGRLIAEGTMEQLRLLSKTTQGSLEDIFLKLTSSEDNILQIVKEL, encoded by the coding sequence TCAATTTGACAAAGGATTTTGGCAAATTTAGAGCCGTTGACGGATTGAATCTTAAAGTGGAAGAAGGGGAAATATACGGTTTTCTCGGTCCCAACGGAGCTGGAAAAACGACAACAATACGAATGCTAACCGGCACCATGCGACCGACTTTTGGTGAAATAAGAATACTTGGTTTGGATATGAAAAAAAGTGAGCTTGAAATAAAGAAAATGATAGGTGTAGCACCAGAGGAACCAAAGATTTATCCGTACCTTAAAGGGCATGAATTTCTTTCCTTTGTGTGCGAAATCTATGGACTCGACAAAAATCAAGCAAACTCTAGAATAAGGGAGTTATGTGAAGCATTTTCCGTGGACTACCTTGATAAGCTGATCTTGGAAATGTCGCATGGGATGAAACAAAAACTTATCCTTATAAGTGTTTTGATGAGAAAACCAAAAGTTATATTTCTCGATGAACCGACGGTTGGTTTGGATGCGAAATCTGCAAGAATCTTAAAAATGCTTCTTCTAAAATATTCTCAAGAAGGTTGCACAATTTTCATGACAACTCATATCATGGAAATAGCGGAAAAAATGTGTCAAAGAATTGGGATAATCAACTCAGGTAGGTTGATTGCCGAAGGCACCATGGAACAGTTAAGGCTTCTTTCCAAAACTACCCAGGGCAGTCTTGAAGATATCTTCTTAAAGTTGACAAGCAGCGAAGACAACATACTGCAAATCGTGAAGGAGCTGTAA